The DNA window TGACAATAACAACTGACGCCTTATTATAACCCTTATTATAATGAATCCAGGCTGTCTGTTATCTTTGAAAGTTAAATCTTCCTCACAGCTGTGTCCAGTGGGTGCTGTATAATTAGTCATAAATGTTCATGATCACATCatgaacatttatttattttatttatattattattatatcagtcgctccctgtctgtctgtgttgagGGGGATGCTGTGTAATTAGTCATAAAGGATCACATCAGGGCATCTGCATCTCTTTAATCCAGCTGTGAGGTTTCAGCAGCCTCACTTATTTGGATTAATGATTAATATAACGTCTGCCCTAATAAACGCTAGCTAGTTACAGGAGCTCTCTAAAATGATGACAATAACAACTGACGCCTTATAATAAACCCTTATTATAATGAATCCAGGTTGTCTGTTATCTTTGAAAGTTAAATCTTCCTCACAGCTGTGTCCAGTGTCTGAGTCATTTTATTTGGTTCTATATTTGATAAAGCAAAAATGATAGCTTGGACTTAATATTTATAATCTTGTCACTCTATGTGAGCACTTAATAGCTCTAGAAAGAGCTCCGTTAGAAGAGCAGGCTAACGTAGTGGTCATGTCTTTGTGACTATACGTTGTGATGTATGTTGTTGCATTATGTtgagccattttttttttttttttcttcactgcagtttttattgatgtttttcaaAGTTATACACATATCAACAACATATGGGCATGTACACATTCAGACCCACAAACAAAGGGAGCAATACCTACAGGACTCATGTTTGGGAGTTACACTTCCATTATTCCATACATTCTCATGTCATTTCCAACTCAATCAGTTGTCCTTTCTGCCGTCTTCGTCGCTGTTTTGGTTTTTGAATAATGTCCATTTCTCCCACTTGTCTTCCATCTGTGTTTCTTGCAATCTTAAACGATGTGTCAGCTTCTCCATTATGTATATCTCCTCTACTACCCCATCCACTGCTCGTGTGTAGGGGGATCCGCTTTACCCCATTTCCTTGTGATAGCTTTCTTACTAGCTATTAACAATATCTTAACCAGATATCTATCACTTATTCATACGTTTCCATCAGTAGAATTCAAATTACACAGGTAGAGAGTCATGTAACTCCTAGTGATATTATATCCTAGTATCTTTAGTACCGTGTTGTGTACCAACTTCCAAAACAATACTATTTTGggacatttataaaatatatgggAGTGATCGATGTTGAGCCATTTTAATGTGttgtattatttctttttttatcaagaTCCTGCTGGCGTAGTGACTAGACCAGAAGACCTTGGCACCGTGGTGTGCCAGTGCATTTCAAGACCCAGGGATTTCCTGAATCCAGGTGCGTTCATAACAGGGTATCTGTGCAGGGTTTCCCCCAGGAAATGAGTCAGTGGATGTTTATCTCTACTTTTCCTAActtaggaaaaacattttttccccccttggCATTCTCccgataaataaatgtgaaactaACATAGGATGTAGATAGATCAATGAATCCCCCGCTGAGCTGATTACACATCACATCTCCTAATCAATGTACTGtagttattagggctgtgtattgatctggcgatacaatatgTATGATGATACAAGGGTAACGAtttgatatattgcgatatattacggtactgtaagcaaggtgatatattgcaacagttatttggcctccttagagacaagctagtatgacatgattggtactgTAGTTGgtacttaggttttctagtttcatttatGACGACAGTAGATGCACTCTTTATTTCAGGCGAGCGTTATAAAACACTGAGGGAAACCCTGCGGTGAATCAGAGGTGAAAGGTCTTACGTGCTTtccttatttaatttttctacCATGTTTATTTTTCTACCAGAAGATGAACGGTCTGTCCATACGAGAGCTATGCTGCCTGTTCTGCTGCCCTCCTTGCCCCAGCCGCATTGCAGCCAAACTGGCTTTCCTCCCTCCAGAGCCCACCTACGCCCTTATCCCTGACCCAGATCCAAGCTCTGGAGCTGGAACCGCTCCTGGGTCCACTTCCGGGGCCGCTCAGCCTTCTCTCGGAGCCCCAGGACTGCGTTCACGGGTGGGCACTGGTAGTGGAGGTGACAGAGCAGGCGGAGGTGCTGCTGCAGGTGTGGCTGGTGGTGGTGTAgcaggtggtggtgggggaggaggagggggaggaggagcaggtggaggtggagccGGCAGCGGTTGGAGTGAAGGCAAGTGGAAGCTTCATCTTACAGAGAGAGCGGAGTTCCAGTATTCACAGAGAGAGCTGGATGTGACGGATGTGTTCCTGACCAGATCTAGCCGAGGGAACAGGGTGGGGTGCATGTACATTCGCTGTGCCCCCAACGCCAGGTGAGATGAACACCTTGAGACTGAAGACACGCAGATCACAACCCTGTatatctgtgttttgtgtgtactTTTAATAGGACAGCTTGCCTGTCTTTTAAATATGTCCCTCAGTCATACAATCCCATGTTGTTCCATCAACTTGGGGCTTTCCCAGTTCAGCAGTGTCCCTGCTTAGCTCAGTCAGCTGCCTAActtcctccttctttcctcttcctcctttcatcTCTCAGGTTTACAGTGTTGTTTTCCCACGGCAATGCAGTAGACCTGGGCCAGATGAGCAGCTTCTACATCGGCTTAGGCACACGCATCAACTGCAACATCTTTTCCTATGATTACTCAGGCTACGGTGTTAGCACTGGCAAGCCCTCTGAGAAGAACCTATACGCCGACATCGATGCTGCCTGGCACGCCCTGCGCTCCCGGTAAGCCGGCAGAAACCGAGCATCCACACAGGATCCGAAATGAACAGCCAACAAGCACCAAATGCCAGTTAAAGTGTCTTTGGTAGATAAACCAGTAGGGGCCACTCTCATCACTGGCCAGTAACTTTTTGTGAAAATAACATTTGGTTGGCTCAGCTATATACAAACTTTGTCCCCGCGGACCAGGGCGCCCTCTTTCTGACCATCAGCCAGTCAAATCAAAGCTAAACAATGGCTCTATATCTGAAAGACTGATGATT is part of the Sebastes umbrosus isolate fSebUmb1 chromosome 12, fSebUmb1.pri, whole genome shotgun sequence genome and encodes:
- the LOC119498534 gene encoding alpha/beta hydrolase domain-containing protein 17B-like, whose protein sequence is MNGLSIRELCCLFCCPPCPSRIAAKLAFLPPEPTYALIPDPDPSSGAGTAPGSTSGAAQPSLGAPGLRSRVGTGSGGDRAGGGAAAGVAGGGVAGGGGGGGGGGGAGGGGAGSGWSEGKWKLHLTERAEFQYSQRELDVTDVFLTRSSRGNRVGCMYIRCAPNARFTVLFSHGNAVDLGQMSSFYIGLGTRINCNIFSYDYSGYGVSTGKPSEKNLYADIDAAWHALRSRYGISPENIILYGQSIGTVPTVDLASRFECAAVVLHSPLTSGMRVAFPDTKKTYCFDAFPNIEKVSKIPSPVLIIHGTEDEVIDFSHGLALFERCPKAVEPLWVEGAGHNDIELYSQYLERLRRFINQDLAAQHA